Proteins from a single region of Desulfolutivibrio sulfoxidireducens:
- a CDS encoding DUF2092 domain-containing protein — MHVRFRTAVLAAALILLPASLPAAQKNDAPAIDPVASQYLARMCDYLKGLGSFSFRAEIDVDEVFNGGLTLQTSRTEVISVRRPDRLRAESVQDDAVKTIIYDGTAFTIYNKTQNLYSTVAVPSTLDAALDQILTSYGVTAPLAELILNAPHAAITSGILSGFYVGKRMVQGVACHHLAFTQKDVDWQIWIEDGDKPLPRKLVIVDKTLAGAPNYEAMLVDWKVNPRLKDSLFTFTPPKDAALIAIVPVADPTTVSQ, encoded by the coding sequence ATGCATGTGAGATTCCGGACGGCGGTCCTGGCGGCCGCCCTGATCCTGCTCCCGGCCTCGCTCCCGGCGGCCCAGAAAAACGACGCCCCGGCCATCGACCCCGTCGCCTCCCAGTACCTGGCCCGGATGTGCGACTACTTGAAAGGCCTCGGATCCTTCTCCTTCCGCGCCGAGATCGATGTGGACGAGGTCTTCAACGGCGGCCTGACCCTGCAGACCTCGCGCACCGAGGTCATCTCCGTGCGCCGCCCCGACCGCCTGCGCGCCGAGTCCGTGCAGGACGACGCCGTCAAGACCATCATCTACGACGGCACGGCCTTCACCATCTATAACAAAACCCAGAACCTCTATTCCACTGTGGCCGTTCCAAGTACCCTCGACGCCGCCCTGGACCAGATCCTGACCAGCTACGGCGTCACCGCCCCCCTGGCCGAACTGATCCTCAACGCCCCCCACGCCGCCATCACCTCGGGCATCCTGTCCGGCTTCTACGTCGGCAAACGCATGGTCCAGGGCGTGGCCTGCCACCACCTGGCCTTCACCCAGAAGGACGTGGACTGGCAGATCTGGATCGAGGACGGGGACAAGCCCCTGCCGCGCAAACTGGTCATCGTGGACAAGACCCTGGCCGGCGCGCCCAACTACGAGGCCATGCTCGTGGACTGGAAGGTCAATCCCAGGTTGAAGGACTCCCTGTTCACCTTCACGCCGCCCAAAGACGCCGCCCTGATCGCCATCGTGCCGGTCGCGGATCCGACAACCGTCAGCCAGTGA
- the eno gene encoding phosphopyruvate hydratase, producing the protein MSTIAAVWAREILDSRGNPTVEVEVTLESGASGRAAVPSGASTGTREALELRDGDEGRYGGKGVSKAVENVQGELAETVVGMDATQQVAIDNLMIETDGTENKSRLGANAILGVSLAVARAASSFVGLPLYQYLGGINAKVLPVPQMNIINGGMHAPNNLDIQEFMILPLGAKTFADALRMASETFHTLKALLAKDGHITSVGDEGGFAPNLKDHDEAFRYIVKAIEESGYRPGSEISLAIDAAASEFFKDGKYILAGEKKNLSSRDMVKYLGEFAAKYPIVSIEDGLAESDWDGWKILTNELGDNLQIVGDDIFVTNPDILAEGIDRGIANSILIKLNQIGTVTETLDTIEMAKQAAYTTVVSHRSGETEDSFISDLAVGINAGQIKSGSLSRSDRLAKYNQLLRIEEELEDQAIFYGPIMAAQWYDEDEDEGEE; encoded by the coding sequence ATGAGCACCATAGCCGCCGTATGGGCCAGGGAAATACTCGATTCCCGCGGCAACCCCACCGTCGAGGTGGAAGTCACCCTCGAATCCGGCGCATCCGGCCGGGCCGCCGTGCCCTCCGGCGCCTCCACCGGCACCCGCGAGGCCCTGGAGCTTCGCGACGGCGATGAAGGCCGCTACGGCGGCAAGGGCGTGTCCAAGGCCGTGGAAAACGTCCAGGGCGAACTGGCCGAGACCGTGGTGGGCATGGACGCCACCCAGCAGGTGGCCATCGACAACCTCATGATCGAGACCGACGGCACCGAAAACAAATCCCGCCTGGGGGCCAACGCCATCCTCGGCGTGTCCCTGGCCGTGGCCCGGGCCGCCTCGAGCTTCGTGGGACTGCCCCTGTACCAGTACCTCGGCGGCATCAACGCCAAGGTCCTGCCCGTGCCCCAGATGAACATCATAAACGGCGGCATGCACGCCCCCAACAACCTGGACATCCAGGAATTCATGATCCTGCCGCTGGGGGCCAAGACCTTCGCCGACGCCCTGCGCATGGCCTCGGAGACCTTCCATACCCTCAAGGCCCTCCTGGCCAAGGACGGCCACATCACCTCCGTGGGCGACGAGGGCGGCTTCGCCCCCAACCTCAAGGACCACGACGAGGCCTTCCGATACATCGTCAAGGCCATCGAGGAATCCGGCTACCGGCCCGGCTCGGAAATCTCCCTGGCCATCGACGCCGCCGCCTCGGAATTCTTCAAGGACGGCAAATACATCCTTGCCGGCGAGAAGAAAAACCTGTCCTCCAGGGACATGGTCAAATACCTGGGCGAATTCGCCGCCAAATACCCCATCGTGTCCATCGAGGACGGCCTGGCCGAGAGCGACTGGGACGGCTGGAAGATCCTGACCAACGAGCTCGGCGACAATCTCCAGATCGTGGGCGACGACATCTTCGTCACCAACCCGGACATCCTGGCCGAAGGCATCGACCGGGGCATCGCCAACTCCATTCTCATCAAACTCAACCAGATCGGCACGGTCACCGAGACCCTGGACACCATCGAGATGGCCAAACAGGCCGCCTACACCACCGTGGTCTCCCACCGCTCCGGCGAGACCGAGGACAGCTTCATCTCCGACTTGGCCGTGGGCATCAACGCCGGCCAGATCAAGTCCGGCTCCCTGTCCCGTAGCGACCGGCTGGCCAAATACAACCAGCTTCTGCGCATCGAGGAGGAACTCGAGGACCAGGCCATCTTCTACGGCCCCATCATGGCCGCCCAGTGGTACGACGAGGACGAGGACGAAGGCGAAGAATAA
- the folD gene encoding bifunctional methylenetetrahydrofolate dehydrogenase/methenyltetrahydrofolate cyclohydrolase FolD has translation MILIDGKKVAAEVRAGVKRDVERLRRKYGRAPSLAVVLVGEDPASQVYVRNKEKACEEAGIASRTWRLDTRTEQSHVERLVLELGSSDDIDGVLVQLPLPEPLDAAACLCLMDPRKDVDGFHPENVGRLSLDLPGLRPCTPAGVMTLLEYYALSPSGKKAVVLGRSNIVGKPMAMMLSANGSFANATVTVCHSRTPDIAKECRDADFLISAVGKAGIVTRDMVKPGAVVIDVGMNRDANGKLCGDVDFEGVKDVASAITPVPGGVGPMTIAMLMVNTANAFRWRMEEAGETR, from the coding sequence ATGATCCTGATCGACGGCAAAAAGGTAGCGGCCGAGGTGCGCGCGGGGGTGAAGCGCGACGTGGAGCGGCTGCGGCGCAAATACGGCCGCGCCCCGAGCCTGGCGGTGGTGCTGGTGGGGGAGGATCCGGCCTCGCAGGTCTATGTGCGCAACAAGGAGAAGGCCTGTGAGGAAGCCGGGATTGCTTCACGCACGTGGCGGCTGGACACCCGCACCGAACAGTCGCACGTGGAACGACTGGTCCTGGAACTCGGGTCGAGCGACGACATCGACGGGGTCCTGGTGCAACTGCCGCTGCCTGAACCGCTGGACGCGGCGGCCTGCCTGTGCCTGATGGACCCGAGAAAGGACGTGGACGGGTTTCATCCGGAAAACGTGGGCCGGCTGTCGCTGGACTTGCCCGGACTTCGGCCGTGCACCCCGGCCGGGGTCATGACCCTGCTTGAATACTACGCCCTGAGCCCGTCCGGGAAAAAGGCCGTGGTTCTGGGCAGAAGCAACATCGTGGGCAAACCCATGGCCATGATGCTCTCCGCGAACGGCTCGTTCGCCAACGCCACGGTCACCGTGTGCCATTCGCGCACCCCGGACATCGCCAAGGAATGCCGTGACGCGGATTTCCTGATCAGCGCCGTGGGCAAGGCCGGAATTGTGACCCGGGACATGGTCAAGCCCGGGGCCGTGGTCATCGACGTGGGCATGAACCGCGACGCAAACGGCAAGCTGTGCGGCGACGTGGATTTCGAGGGCGTCAAGGACGTGGCCTCGGCCATAACCCCGGTGCCCGGCGGCGTGGGGCCCATGACCATCGCCATGCTCATGGTCAATACGGCCAACGCCTTCCGGTGGCGCATGGAGGAGGCCGGCGAAACGCGGTAG
- a CDS encoding alpha-2-macroglobulin family protein: protein MPAPERAPWFKNWKNQLILILLVIVVAQFAALTGMRLSRTPDAPPPSPVAATPNDVAVAGVSMEAEQGRALLVAFDHPVAGVTPGSRPTKDPAVISPSVAGTWTWINPFMLRFEPAEPFAPAKSHAITLTPDNIVSAPQRLTGETKFAAAHGVFEVSRLSAHLESAADEAPGMVRIEGEVVFNRNADPKALLEHLKILDPLRGDGDPVPFYIPDSSPGRKLAFVSDPIPQKVQARDVALVLSPGMIPEKGGVPLGAQVTTTVPVVLDPVLRVDGVTAQSQGESSVLRIAFSTPVAAEALDAHLAIAPEVARRVHSEEGQLVVTGGFTPGREYRVTLTKGLTAADGAILEKDASETVFVPDLDPMVVFQDQGMFLSRTGYKNLAIKSVNTESAQLIVDRVYLNNLFAFLNFDYSAMDEAFTGQYLSHSLGDRLVKTRLPLSAPQNTAVTTPVNLEKYISEHTPGLYRVALSLPDQYEGGQRLVLITDLGVVAKRGNTDILVFVASFSNLASVSGATVRILSDQNQEIARGTTDASGLFRAKLTPEFAEKNRPSLITVEKGNDFSFLLFDSFRTDTTGMDVDGRVLSTTGYTAFLYGERDIYRPGETVRGMAMVRDTALGTPGPMPLTLRQLDPQGRKIGDTVVRTDEAGMAPFTLPLPSYLVTGPYVLELLAGERQIGEYRFQVEDFVPDRINVAVTPGQPQALPGQKLGYTVTSRYLFGAPASDLPVETRIRLTKAAFAPKGFENYTFGDPERSFEDTEFFQAEENLDADGARTFEAALPENVRPPAALEAVITARVREGGGRGVTSLARVPVHAYPSYPGLKRLDREGREPGRPLTLEYVNVAASGTEAKAGELKARFHKDDWQTVLRREPDGSYKYDSVRDSKLLDVKTIAAGTSRGGLTFTPPTVGSYRVTLTDSLTGAASQVEFFCGGFGYSPWALENPARIELVPDKKEYASGETATFQVRAPFAGRMLVTVENEEVREAFLMDLAGNTGQIAIPVRPEYMPNAYVTATVVRTAKDLQSGAAARAFGAAPLFTDRAEGRLEVLVDVPGEMRPGAPLAIDVTTRSGAVLTVAAVDEGILQLIAQKTPDPYGEFYAKRELAVSSYDTFCMLLPEVPPLHGKSLAGGGDSMEDLSKFLRSESPASKLVAFWSGLVTADGQGKARVSFDVPEFRGAVRIMVVAADGKRFGSAEASTRVKSPLSVSPSFPRFLSLEETVDIPVAVRNDTPRPGDFAVTLTVTGPATCAEPHTTVHLEPGQEKTLFFPVRTGSLEGIATLVSEAAGNGEKAASSQDLSCRSPLPAISDLQAGGVDTARTTLKDLAAGYVPGTVRRDIFVGRQPLLRFAPDLRRLLQYPHGCVEQTVSKAFPLLYFSDLAKVLAPDLLPGGQPAAMVQATVRRLAGMQLYQGGFSMWPGGQETVDWPSIYATHFLVEAKAAGYLVDEDSLKRALRFVAGLAKDASPSDADDDQGENSGPKVAAYALYVLARAGKADIGAMDYLRGAGGDLPADARGLLGAAYAAVGNAKAAGALLSGPPPSEKTARSSGGTFDSPLRDTALYLTALMDAAPKDPRLPKLAADTARLFAAVGHPSTQESAFAFLALGRYYARQAAKKPFTGKLYAGKTLLSDFDAGKPLLLRNIPDAGELRLEMDGGYEAGSAFFSVETRGVPVLANYKPVREGLEILREYLDRQGNPLSGDTVPQGTLLVLKTSVRSPSGTLKNVAIQNLLPTGIEVENPRLATTEKLPWMTADDLETDYVDYRGDRINVFADLPDEKWRTQYSLVRAVTPGTFTVPPPQAEAMYDPSIVATGLMGKITVSVAK, encoded by the coding sequence ATGCCCGCGCCCGAACGCGCCCCCTGGTTCAAGAACTGGAAGAATCAGCTCATCCTGATCCTCTTGGTCATCGTCGTGGCCCAGTTCGCGGCCCTGACCGGGATGCGCCTGTCGCGAACCCCGGACGCCCCGCCGCCGTCCCCGGTGGCGGCGACGCCCAACGACGTGGCCGTGGCCGGGGTATCCATGGAGGCCGAACAGGGCCGGGCACTGCTTGTGGCCTTCGACCATCCCGTGGCCGGGGTGACCCCCGGCAGCCGTCCGACGAAAGACCCGGCCGTCATCTCGCCCTCCGTGGCCGGGACCTGGACCTGGATCAACCCCTTCATGCTGCGCTTCGAGCCGGCCGAGCCCTTCGCCCCGGCCAAAAGCCACGCCATCACCCTCACGCCGGACAACATCGTCTCCGCCCCCCAGCGCCTGACCGGGGAGACGAAATTCGCCGCGGCCCACGGCGTCTTCGAGGTCAGCCGGCTGTCCGCCCACCTGGAGTCGGCGGCCGACGAGGCCCCGGGCATGGTGCGCATCGAGGGCGAGGTGGTCTTCAACCGCAACGCCGACCCCAAGGCCCTGCTCGAACACCTCAAGATCCTCGACCCCCTGCGCGGCGACGGCGACCCGGTGCCGTTTTACATCCCGGACAGCTCCCCCGGCCGCAAGCTGGCCTTCGTCAGCGACCCCATCCCCCAGAAGGTCCAGGCCAGGGACGTCGCCCTGGTTTTGTCGCCGGGGATGATCCCGGAAAAGGGGGGCGTGCCGCTTGGCGCGCAGGTCACGACCACGGTCCCGGTGGTCCTGGACCCGGTGCTTCGGGTGGACGGCGTGACCGCCCAGAGCCAGGGGGAATCGAGCGTGCTGCGCATCGCCTTCTCCACCCCGGTTGCGGCCGAGGCCCTGGACGCCCATCTGGCCATCGCCCCGGAGGTGGCCCGGCGCGTCCACTCCGAGGAAGGCCAGCTCGTCGTCACCGGCGGCTTCACGCCCGGCCGGGAATACCGGGTGACCCTGACCAAAGGGCTCACCGCCGCCGACGGCGCGATCCTGGAGAAGGACGCCTCCGAGACGGTCTTCGTGCCGGACCTCGACCCCATGGTCGTTTTCCAGGATCAGGGCATGTTTTTGTCCCGCACGGGCTACAAGAACCTGGCCATAAAAAGCGTCAACACCGAATCGGCCCAGTTGATCGTGGACCGGGTCTATCTCAACAACCTCTTCGCCTTCCTCAATTTCGACTACTCGGCCATGGACGAGGCGTTCACCGGACAGTACCTGAGCCACAGCCTGGGCGACCGGCTGGTCAAGACCCGGCTGCCGTTGTCCGCGCCGCAAAACACGGCCGTGACCACCCCGGTCAACCTGGAGAAATACATCTCCGAGCACACCCCCGGCCTGTACCGGGTGGCCTTGAGCCTGCCCGACCAGTACGAGGGCGGCCAGCGTCTGGTCCTGATCACGGACCTGGGCGTGGTGGCCAAGCGGGGAAACACGGACATCCTGGTGTTTGTGGCCTCCTTCTCCAACCTGGCCTCGGTGTCCGGGGCCACAGTGCGGATTTTAAGCGACCAGAACCAGGAGATCGCCCGGGGGACCACCGACGCCTCGGGGCTTTTCCGGGCCAAGCTCACCCCGGAATTCGCCGAGAAAAACCGCCCCTCTCTCATCACCGTGGAAAAGGGCAACGATTTCAGCTTCCTGCTCTTTGATTCCTTCCGCACCGACACCACCGGCATGGACGTGGACGGCCGGGTCCTGTCCACAACCGGCTATACCGCCTTTCTGTACGGCGAACGCGACATCTACCGCCCCGGCGAGACCGTGCGCGGCATGGCCATGGTCCGCGACACGGCCCTCGGCACGCCCGGACCCATGCCCCTGACCCTGCGCCAGCTCGATCCCCAGGGCCGCAAAATCGGGGACACGGTGGTCAGGACCGACGAAGCGGGCATGGCCCCCTTCACCCTGCCCCTGCCCTCGTATCTGGTCACCGGCCCCTACGTGCTGGAACTTCTGGCCGGAGAGCGGCAGATCGGGGAATACCGCTTCCAGGTCGAGGATTTCGTGCCCGACCGCATAAACGTCGCCGTGACCCCGGGCCAGCCCCAGGCCCTGCCCGGCCAGAAACTGGGCTATACGGTCACAAGCCGCTACCTTTTCGGGGCCCCGGCCTCGGATCTGCCCGTGGAGACCAGGATACGGCTGACCAAGGCGGCCTTCGCCCCCAAGGGCTTCGAGAACTACACCTTCGGCGACCCCGAACGTTCCTTCGAGGACACGGAGTTTTTCCAGGCCGAGGAAAACCTGGACGCCGACGGCGCGCGGACCTTCGAGGCCGCGCTTCCCGAAAACGTCCGGCCCCCGGCGGCGCTCGAGGCCGTGATCACGGCCCGGGTGCGCGAGGGCGGCGGCCGGGGGGTGACCTCCCTGGCCAGGGTTCCGGTGCACGCCTATCCCTCCTACCCGGGCCTTAAGCGCCTGGACCGCGAGGGCCGGGAACCGGGCAGGCCCCTGACCCTGGAGTACGTGAACGTGGCCGCCTCCGGGACCGAGGCCAAGGCCGGCGAGCTCAAGGCCCGCTTCCACAAGGACGACTGGCAGACGGTGCTGCGCCGCGAACCCGACGGCAGCTACAAATACGACTCGGTGCGCGATTCCAAACTGCTCGACGTCAAGACCATCGCCGCCGGGACCAGCCGGGGCGGCCTGACCTTCACCCCGCCAACCGTCGGCAGCTACCGGGTGACCCTCACCGATTCCCTGACCGGGGCCGCAAGCCAGGTGGAATTTTTCTGCGGCGGCTTCGGCTATTCCCCCTGGGCCCTGGAAAACCCGGCCCGCATCGAGCTTGTGCCCGACAAGAAGGAATACGCCTCGGGCGAGACGGCCACGTTCCAGGTCCGCGCCCCCTTTGCCGGGCGCATGCTGGTGACGGTGGAGAACGAGGAGGTGCGCGAGGCCTTTCTCATGGACCTTGCGGGCAACACCGGCCAGATCGCCATCCCGGTCAGGCCCGAATACATGCCCAACGCCTACGTGACCGCCACGGTGGTGCGCACGGCCAAGGACCTCCAGAGCGGGGCCGCGGCCCGGGCCTTCGGGGCGGCCCCCCTTTTCACGGACCGCGCCGAAGGCCGGCTGGAGGTACTGGTCGACGTCCCCGGGGAGATGCGTCCTGGCGCGCCGCTGGCCATCGACGTGACCACCCGTTCCGGGGCGGTCCTGACCGTGGCCGCCGTGGACGAGGGCATCCTGCAGCTCATCGCCCAGAAGACCCCGGACCCCTACGGCGAATTCTACGCCAAGCGGGAACTGGCGGTCTCCTCCTACGACACCTTCTGCATGCTTCTGCCCGAGGTGCCGCCGCTTCACGGCAAGTCCCTGGCCGGGGGCGGCGATTCCATGGAGGATTTGAGCAAGTTTTTGCGTTCGGAAAGTCCGGCCTCGAAGCTGGTGGCCTTCTGGTCCGGACTGGTGACGGCCGACGGCCAGGGCAAGGCCCGGGTGAGTTTCGACGTGCCGGAGTTTCGCGGGGCGGTGCGCATCATGGTGGTGGCCGCCGACGGCAAGCGCTTCGGCTCGGCCGAGGCCAGCACCCGGGTGAAAAGTCCGCTGTCCGTGTCCCCGAGCTTCCCGCGCTTTCTGTCCCTTGAGGAGACGGTGGATATCCCCGTGGCCGTGCGCAACGACACGCCCAGGCCCGGGGACTTCGCCGTGACCCTGACCGTGACCGGTCCGGCCACGTGCGCCGAGCCGCACACGACCGTCCACCTTGAGCCGGGCCAGGAAAAGACCCTGTTCTTCCCGGTCAGGACCGGAAGCCTCGAAGGCATCGCGACCCTGGTTTCCGAGGCCGCCGGGAACGGGGAAAAGGCCGCCTCCAGCCAGGACCTGTCGTGCCGCTCGCCGCTTCCGGCCATATCCGACCTCCAGGCCGGGGGCGTGGACACGGCCAGGACCACCCTTAAGGACCTGGCCGCCGGGTACGTGCCCGGGACCGTCCGGCGCGACATCTTCGTCGGCCGCCAGCCGCTTTTGCGCTTCGCCCCGGACCTGCGCCGGCTTTTGCAATATCCCCACGGCTGCGTGGAGCAGACCGTGTCCAAGGCCTTCCCCCTGCTCTACTTCTCCGATCTGGCCAAGGTGCTGGCCCCGGACCTTCTGCCCGGCGGGCAGCCGGCAGCCATGGTCCAGGCCACGGTTCGCAGGCTGGCCGGCATGCAGCTCTACCAGGGCGGCTTCTCCATGTGGCCCGGCGGCCAGGAGACCGTGGACTGGCCGAGCATCTATGCCACGCATTTCCTGGTGGAGGCCAAGGCGGCCGGTTACCTCGTGGACGAGGACTCCCTGAAACGGGCGCTCAGGTTCGTCGCCGGGCTGGCCAAGGACGCCTCCCCATCCGACGCGGACGACGACCAGGGTGAAAACAGCGGCCCCAAGGTGGCGGCCTACGCCCTGTACGTCCTGGCCCGGGCCGGCAAGGCGGACATCGGGGCCATGGACTACCTGCGCGGCGCCGGCGGCGATCTTCCGGCCGACGCCCGGGGGCTTCTGGGCGCGGCCTACGCCGCCGTGGGCAACGCCAAGGCCGCCGGGGCGCTTCTGTCCGGCCCGCCCCCCTCCGAGAAGACGGCGCGATCCTCAGGCGGCACGTTCGACTCGCCGCTTCGGGACACGGCCCTGTATCTCACGGCCCTGATGGACGCCGCGCCCAAGGATCCCCGGCTGCCCAAGCTCGCGGCGGACACGGCCAGGCTTTTCGCCGCCGTGGGCCACCCCTCCACCCAGGAGTCGGCCTTCGCCTTTCTGGCCCTGGGCAGGTATTACGCCAGGCAGGCGGCCAAAAAGCCGTTTACCGGAAAGCTGTACGCCGGCAAGACGCTTTTGTCGGATTTCGATGCGGGCAAGCCGCTTCTGCTGCGCAACATCCCCGACGCCGGGGAACTGCGCCTGGAGATGGACGGGGGCTACGAGGCCGGATCGGCCTTTTTCAGCGTGGAGACGCGCGGGGTTCCGGTCCTTGCAAACTACAAGCCCGTCCGGGAGGGCCTAGAGATCCTCCGGGAATACCTGGACCGCCAGGGCAACCCGCTTTCCGGCGACACCGTGCCCCAGGGGACGCTTTTGGTGCTCAAAACCTCGGTGCGCAGCCCGTCCGGGACGCTAAAAAACGTGGCCATCCAGAACCTTCTGCCCACGGGCATCGAGGTGGAGAACCCGCGTCTTGCGACCACGGAGAAACTGCCGTGGATGACCGCCGACGATCTGGAAACGGACTATGTGGACTACCGGGGGGACCGGATCAACGTCTTCGCGGACCTGCCCGACGAGAAGTGGCGCACCCAGTACAGCCTGGTGCGGGCGGTGACGCCGGGCACGTTTACCGTGCCGCCGCCCCAGGCCGAGGCCATGTACGATCCCTCGATCGTGGCCACGGGGCTGATGGGGAAGATCACGGTCAGCGTGGCGAAATAG
- a CDS encoding HEPN domain-containing protein, with protein MNATIVSNLYDEFNELLSFLKTQNEISFQVTIDDNFRKNLLLAAASFFENEISNHVRKFVKKTTNNNELVFLFLENTAIDRKYHTWFDWRSGSANSFFAKFGDDFKNFMKDKIKNDINISIAIKSFIEIGDQRNRLVHQNFAAYSLEKTAAEIYDLYVAAKPFVEHFPLYLQEFLNNRPTN; from the coding sequence ATGAACGCAACGATAGTTAGCAACCTTTATGACGAATTTAATGAATTGCTTTCATTTTTGAAAACACAAAACGAAATATCTTTTCAGGTAACGATCGATGATAACTTTCGAAAGAATCTTTTATTAGCCGCTGCGAGTTTCTTTGAAAATGAGATTTCCAATCATGTGCGAAAATTTGTAAAAAAAACAACAAACAACAATGAATTAGTATTTTTATTTCTTGAAAATACAGCGATTGATAGAAAATATCATACTTGGTTTGATTGGCGCTCAGGGTCTGCCAATAGTTTTTTTGCTAAATTTGGAGATGATTTTAAAAACTTTATGAAGGATAAAATTAAAAATGACATTAATATCTCTATAGCAATTAAGTCATTTATAGAAATTGGAGATCAAAGAAATCGTCTTGTTCATCAAAATTTTGCTGCATATAGTTTAGAAAAGACAGCCGCTGAAATCTACGATCTCTATGTTGCGGCAAAACCATTTGTTGAGCATTTCCCATTATATTTACAAGAATTCCTTAACAACAGACCTACCAACTAA
- a CDS encoding GmrSD restriction endonuclease domain-containing protein, protein MNQVNSTEWFEDYAEGTDDIQIDEYDITSTPNDFNVITINSFIESGAVKIPGFQRNFVWDIGRSSKLIESLILGLPVPQLFLYEKSRNSFLVIDGQQRLMSIYYFIKKKFPKKEKRVELRGIFDKEGKIPDEILHDEDYFEPFNLRLPERLPNHPNKFKGLNYATLKDYKSQFDLRPIRNIIIKQTKPKEDDGDDSSMYEVFNRLNTGGINLRPQEIRTSMYHSEFYTMLYRINGLQDFRRFLPSPEPDLHMKDIEILLRGYAMLIDSNNYAPSMVKFLNKFSNKCTKNTAEQNQYLEHLFNSFLLACSKLETDAFQNKKNKRFNIALYEAIFTAICAPFFENRKEVDTIIQADRIRSLESDQQFIEASLEGTTRTSNVTTRISRAKQIIWNA, encoded by the coding sequence ATGAATCAAGTTAACTCAACTGAATGGTTTGAAGACTATGCCGAAGGAACCGATGACATTCAAATCGATGAATATGACATTACTTCTACACCCAATGATTTTAATGTTATTACAATAAATAGTTTTATTGAATCCGGTGCAGTCAAGATTCCTGGCTTTCAAAGAAACTTTGTCTGGGACATTGGTAGATCATCAAAGTTAATTGAATCTTTGATTTTAGGTCTCCCTGTTCCACAACTTTTTCTTTATGAAAAATCTCGAAATAGCTTTTTAGTGATAGATGGCCAACAAAGACTTATGAGTATTTATTACTTCATAAAAAAGAAATTTCCTAAAAAGGAAAAACGTGTCGAATTACGCGGGATATTTGACAAAGAAGGGAAAATTCCTGATGAAATTCTTCACGATGAAGACTACTTTGAACCTTTCAACCTGAGACTTCCAGAACGTCTTCCCAACCATCCAAACAAATTCAAAGGATTAAATTATGCTACGCTAAAAGATTACAAGTCGCAATTTGATTTGAGACCTATTCGCAATATCATTATCAAACAGACGAAACCAAAAGAAGACGATGGCGATGATTCTTCAATGTATGAAGTCTTTAATAGGCTAAATACGGGGGGGATTAATCTTCGACCACAAGAAATAAGAACAAGTATGTATCATTCTGAATTTTACACTATGCTTTACAGAATTAACGGCCTTCAAGACTTTCGACGATTTCTCCCTTCGCCAGAGCCTGATTTACATATGAAAGATATAGAAATATTACTACGTGGATATGCAATGTTGATTGATTCAAATAACTACGCCCCTTCGATGGTCAAATTTTTAAATAAATTCTCAAATAAATGCACAAAAAATACTGCCGAACAAAATCAGTATTTGGAACATTTATTCAATAGTTTTTTGCTTGCCTGTTCAAAACTCGAAACAGATGCATTTCAAAATAAAAAAAATAAAAGATTTAACATTGCGCTATATGAAGCAATTTTTACTGCAATTTGTGCTCCTTTTTTTGAAAACAGGAAAGAAGTTGATACTATCATTCAAGCTGATAGAATTAGATCATTAGAAAGTGACCAACAGTTTATCGAGGCATCTTTAGAAGGAACGACGAGGACATCGAATGTAACCACTAGGATCAGCCGAGCAAAGCAGATAATCTGGAACGCTTAG